From Streptomyces durmitorensis, a single genomic window includes:
- a CDS encoding immunity 49 family protein, which produces MNGNNTFDTSGAPDRDLPMLTAAQAARLRALTAPYAQVGHSYPLHNLAQKCRQAPEERWPEVVADHFSALQAGSQGGESATELLRGVHARLLPTDSLTPDIAGAMRYARVVAEGLVFAYALDLPTSVRMLTDPDVERAGIEELGQAAYANLMRVPVEHEEVPIQGGALLHSVYGDSPFVASKALFLSEVARQVTGEPLPDAGALVVVPTRHLLAYHPIVDGSVVDAVNGLAAYALGAHEDGPGELSPRVYWWHRGGLTSLTVIDHDTRSFSLQPPPELLALMKGLVRLDRAGRIDTPTAAKAPDVAALTHTTAEAMARLAEDPSALGDAFASALTLSHAHCATDPEAAHVDTWDAWATAVQLGSALFTGAQAQECRLGEDRVRQLPATPAAPPADARAWLDAFYVAVVCRQKHRADRLCEVPLEVLRQDDSVDAYVLHWIDTLRTYWAERSMDDVVGKLITTMETSQPASLTHTPKDFADLIDYQPVALFHRLVTRDHDAFAEALAEALAHHGTYWGDSAAPRARVALGPLAMAGLAYDHGFPVALKQPYLPTYLLNGERIEEMPGC; this is translated from the coding sequence GTGAACGGAAACAACACCTTTGACACGTCGGGCGCTCCCGACCGCGACCTGCCGATGCTGACCGCCGCCCAGGCCGCCCGTCTGCGCGCACTCACCGCCCCTTACGCGCAGGTCGGCCACAGCTACCCCCTGCACAACCTGGCGCAGAAGTGCCGCCAGGCGCCGGAGGAGCGCTGGCCCGAAGTCGTCGCCGACCACTTCTCCGCCCTGCAGGCGGGCAGCCAGGGCGGCGAGAGCGCTACGGAGCTCCTTCGCGGCGTGCACGCGCGGCTGTTGCCCACGGATTCGCTCACCCCGGACATCGCAGGTGCCATGCGCTACGCGCGCGTGGTGGCCGAGGGGCTCGTCTTCGCCTACGCCCTGGACCTGCCCACCAGCGTGCGGATGCTCACCGACCCCGACGTGGAGCGAGCCGGGATCGAGGAGTTGGGGCAGGCGGCCTACGCGAACCTGATGCGGGTGCCCGTCGAGCACGAGGAAGTGCCCATCCAGGGAGGGGCGTTGCTGCACTCCGTGTACGGCGACTCCCCGTTCGTCGCGAGCAAGGCGCTGTTCCTGTCCGAGGTGGCCCGGCAGGTCACCGGCGAGCCGCTCCCGGACGCCGGGGCTCTCGTCGTGGTGCCCACCCGGCATCTGCTGGCGTACCACCCGATCGTCGACGGCTCCGTGGTCGACGCCGTCAACGGCCTTGCCGCGTATGCCCTCGGTGCCCACGAGGACGGTCCGGGTGAGCTGTCTCCGCGGGTCTACTGGTGGCACCGGGGCGGCCTGACCTCGCTCACGGTCATCGACCACGACACCCGTTCCTTCTCCTTGCAGCCACCGCCGGAACTCCTCGCCCTGATGAAGGGCCTGGTCCGTCTCGACCGTGCCGGGCGCATCGACACTCCCACGGCTGCCAAGGCGCCCGACGTCGCCGCACTCACCCACACCACGGCCGAGGCGATGGCCCGTCTCGCCGAGGACCCGTCCGCACTTGGCGACGCCTTCGCCTCGGCTCTCACGCTCAGCCACGCCCACTGCGCCACCGACCCCGAAGCGGCTCACGTCGACACCTGGGATGCCTGGGCCACCGCCGTGCAGCTCGGCTCGGCCCTGTTCACCGGCGCGCAGGCGCAGGAGTGCCGTCTGGGTGAGGATCGCGTGCGCCAGCTGCCCGCCACCCCCGCCGCGCCGCCCGCGGACGCGCGGGCCTGGCTCGACGCCTTCTACGTTGCCGTCGTGTGCCGTCAGAAGCACCGGGCCGACCGGCTGTGCGAGGTACCGCTGGAGGTCCTGCGGCAGGACGACTCCGTCGACGCGTACGTACTGCACTGGATCGACACGCTCCGGACCTATTGGGCCGAGCGCTCGATGGACGACGTCGTGGGCAAGCTGATCACCACCATGGAGACGTCCCAGCCCGCGTCCCTGACCCACACACCGAAGGACTTCGCTGACCTGATCGACTACCAGCCGGTCGCCCTCTTCCACCGCCTGGTCACCCGCGACCACGACGCCTTCGCCGAGGCCCTGGCCGAAGCCCTCGCGCACCACGGCACCTACTGGGGCGACTCGGCGGCGCCGCGCGCCCGGGTGGCGCTGGGGCCGCTGGCCATGGCCGGCCTGGCGTACGACCACGGGTTCCCCGTCGCCCTCAAGCAGCCCTACCTGCCCACGTATCTGCTCAACGGCGAACGGATCGAGGAGATGCCGGGCTGCTGA
- a CDS encoding matrixin family metalloprotease — MVTAQPSSAHAAAPATCMNGLKDSRGRSSVDGGEIAWEDSTRFDGARRHAQQAWTRNGLDRVKFPADDATRYADLEWSDVNTSRPPWKNILGLWKGLQGTDSLRLNKAYLGPGKQYGDTRSRRTIAAHELGHALGFCHKNPSSYSSLMAPHIYDMSSNGTPTSRDRRNYHTLWG, encoded by the coding sequence ATGGTCACCGCCCAGCCCTCCTCCGCCCATGCCGCGGCCCCTGCCACGTGCATGAACGGCCTGAAGGACTCGCGAGGACGGTCGTCCGTCGACGGCGGTGAGATCGCCTGGGAGGACTCGACGCGGTTCGACGGCGCACGACGGCACGCCCAGCAGGCCTGGACGAGAAACGGGCTCGATCGGGTGAAGTTCCCCGCCGACGACGCGACGCGCTACGCCGACCTGGAATGGTCGGACGTCAACACCTCCAGGCCTCCGTGGAAGAACATCCTCGGGCTCTGGAAAGGGCTTCAGGGCACCGACAGTCTGCGGCTGAACAAGGCATACCTGGGGCCCGGCAAGCAGTACGGGGACACCAGGTCCCGGCGGACGATCGCCGCGCACGAGCTCGGCCATGCCCTGGGGTTCTGCCACAAGAACCCCTCGTCCTACAGCTCGTTGATGGCTCCACACATCTACGACATGTCCTCCAACGGAACGCCGACGTCACGAGACCGGCGGAACTACCACACGCTGTGGGGCTGA
- a CDS encoding glycerol-3-phosphate responsive antiterminator: MTTPLPSLLEEYPVVASVKDADDLDAVLRSDCRIVFLLYGTVLDLPAIVQRLKDDGRVVLVNVDLLEGFAAKEIVVRYVKEKTAADGILSSKAFMLRAARELGLYTVHRFFLIDSLSYRNLAPQVRMSKADCVEILPGCMPRVISWVVADIDVPLIAGGLVCDRDDVFAALKAGASAIASSNREVWAM; this comes from the coding sequence ATGACCACGCCGCTCCCGTCGCTCCTGGAGGAGTACCCGGTCGTCGCCAGCGTCAAGGACGCGGATGATCTCGACGCCGTGCTGCGCTCCGACTGCCGCATCGTCTTCCTGCTCTACGGCACCGTCCTCGATCTGCCCGCGATCGTGCAGCGCCTCAAGGACGACGGCCGGGTCGTGCTCGTCAACGTGGACCTGCTCGAAGGCTTCGCCGCCAAGGAGATCGTGGTGCGCTACGTCAAGGAGAAGACGGCCGCCGACGGGATCCTCAGCTCCAAGGCCTTCATGCTGCGCGCCGCCCGCGAGCTCGGCCTGTACACGGTGCACCGCTTCTTCCTCATCGACTCGCTCTCGTACCGCAACCTCGCCCCGCAGGTACGCATGTCGAAGGCCGACTGCGTGGAGATCCTGCCGGGCTGCATGCCGAGGGTCATCTCCTGGGTCGTGGCGGACATCGACGTGCCGCTCATCGCGGGCGGTCTGGTCTGCGACCGGGACGACGTGTTCGCGGCGCTGAAGGCGGGAGCGAGCGCGATCGCCTCGTCGAACCGAGAGGTCTGGGCGATGTGA
- a CDS encoding MFS transporter, which yields MTKSQRWISFLILSMTCGIVYQVAYIRFVFLGPTARALDLSAQDYANIISIFGIVAMVMYFFGGWFADRFRPKALIVTALVGTGVADLYLGTVPGYWGILAAHVLMAVMGMGLYWAALVKAIGMLGDSSEQGRLFGFLEGVRGVTSTIVGFVGTAVVAASVAEAAGVLWLIRIYGVLCFVYAALVWLFVKGDEERLAGLGSSTVTLHQLWRAARNKYTWLIGGTVMLMYCFYTTLGYFSPLLEHQYGMAAALIGVIGVVRTYVFQFVAGPAGGVVVDKVTRSTPRFLRLMFAGCAAIALVFLVLPRASAFKWVALALMFALCLLVFASRGVYWAQVGEVEIPENERGGVIGLASGIAYLPDAFLPTVCAWWIGDPAATPAVPEHGGGYTTLFLFLLAMALLGLGLTTLTTRVRRRELAARTEPFTPEAVTVSA from the coding sequence GTGACCAAGTCCCAGAGGTGGATCAGTTTTCTGATCCTGTCGATGACCTGCGGAATCGTCTATCAGGTCGCGTACATACGGTTCGTGTTCCTGGGACCCACGGCACGAGCCCTCGATCTGTCCGCGCAGGACTACGCCAACATCATCTCGATCTTCGGCATCGTCGCCATGGTGATGTACTTCTTCGGCGGATGGTTCGCCGACAGGTTCCGGCCCAAGGCCCTCATCGTGACCGCACTCGTCGGCACCGGCGTGGCCGACCTCTATCTGGGGACCGTCCCGGGATACTGGGGAATTCTCGCCGCGCACGTCCTCATGGCCGTCATGGGAATGGGGCTCTACTGGGCCGCTCTGGTGAAAGCCATCGGAATGCTGGGCGATTCCTCCGAGCAGGGCCGCCTGTTCGGTTTCCTGGAGGGCGTGCGGGGTGTCACGTCGACGATCGTCGGCTTCGTGGGGACGGCCGTCGTCGCGGCGAGCGTCGCCGAGGCGGCGGGCGTGCTGTGGCTCATCCGCATCTACGGCGTCCTGTGCTTCGTCTATGCCGCGCTCGTCTGGCTGTTCGTCAAGGGCGACGAGGAGCGTCTGGCCGGCCTCGGCTCCAGCACCGTCACCCTGCACCAGCTGTGGCGTGCCGCGCGCAACAAGTACACGTGGCTGATCGGCGGCACGGTCATGCTGATGTACTGCTTCTACACCACGCTCGGCTACTTCTCGCCGCTCCTGGAGCACCAGTACGGGATGGCCGCCGCGCTGATCGGCGTCATCGGCGTCGTACGCACCTACGTCTTCCAGTTCGTCGCCGGTCCGGCCGGCGGAGTCGTGGTGGACAAGGTCACCCGCTCCACGCCCCGCTTTCTGCGCTTGATGTTCGCGGGCTGCGCCGCCATCGCCCTGGTCTTCCTCGTCCTGCCGCGCGCCTCGGCCTTCAAGTGGGTCGCCCTGGCTCTGATGTTCGCGCTGTGCCTGCTGGTGTTCGCCAGCCGGGGCGTCTACTGGGCACAGGTCGGCGAGGTCGAGATCCCGGAGAACGAGCGCGGCGGCGTCATCGGCCTCGCATCGGGGATCGCCTATCTGCCCGACGCCTTCTTGCCCACCGTGTGCGCCTGGTGGATCGGCGACCCGGCCGCCACGCCGGCCGTTCCCGAGCACGGCGGCGGCTACACCACCCTCTTCCTGTTCCTCCTGGCCATGGCGCTGCTCGGCCTGGGGCTCACCACCCTCACCACCCGCGTCCGGCGCCGCGAACTGGCCGCACGCACCGAGCCGTTCACCCCCGAGGCGGTGACCGTGAGCGCCTGA
- a CDS encoding SDR family NAD(P)-dependent oxidoreductase, whose product MDITEFHRDFFSLDGKNAIVTGGNTGLGQAFSLALAKAGANVFVPSVADDDGTTRKLIEAEGRRMEFLAADLTEPGVPRQIVEGCADAFGSVDIVVNSAGICNLADVEKFGRSEWDPMISVNLTAPFELSHEAIRFMIPQRSGKIINIASMFSFLGGQFSPAYAATKHGIAGFTKAYCDEVAQHNIQVNAIAPGYFATKITEATRADAETNQRVLDHIPAGRWGDVADLMGTTVFLASRASDYVNGHVLPVDGGYLVR is encoded by the coding sequence ATGGACATCACCGAGTTCCACCGCGACTTCTTCTCCCTCGACGGCAAGAACGCCATCGTCACCGGCGGCAACACCGGCCTCGGCCAGGCCTTTTCGCTGGCCCTGGCCAAGGCGGGGGCGAACGTCTTCGTGCCGTCCGTCGCCGACGACGACGGCACGACCCGCAAGCTCATCGAGGCCGAAGGGCGCCGCATGGAGTTCCTCGCGGCCGACCTCACCGAGCCCGGTGTGCCGCGGCAGATCGTCGAGGGGTGCGCGGACGCCTTCGGATCGGTCGACATCGTGGTCAACTCGGCGGGCATCTGCAATCTCGCCGACGTGGAGAAGTTCGGGCGGTCCGAATGGGACCCGATGATCAGCGTGAACCTCACGGCGCCGTTCGAGCTGAGCCACGAGGCCATCCGATTCATGATCCCGCAGCGCTCCGGCAAGATCATCAACATCGCGTCGATGTTCTCGTTCCTCGGCGGCCAGTTCTCCCCGGCCTACGCCGCCACCAAGCACGGCATCGCCGGCTTCACCAAGGCCTACTGCGACGAAGTCGCCCAGCACAACATCCAGGTCAACGCGATCGCGCCCGGCTACTTCGCCACGAAGATCACCGAGGCGACGCGGGCGGACGCCGAGACCAACCAGCGCGTCCTTGACCACATCCCGGCCGGCCGCTGGGGCGACGTCGCCGACCTGATGGGGACGACGGTCTTCCTCGCGTCGCGCGCCTCGGACTACGTCAACGGCCACGTCCTCCCCGTCGACGGGGGCTACCTGGTCCGCTGA
- a CDS encoding FAD-binding oxidoreductase encodes MTQSLSKLTREDIVARLTDLLTAEQIVTDEEQLKLASVDRFKKYQSVHGIFDGPIPAAIVNARSTEDIAKVLAFADDNKINVVARTGRTGTEGGLETAVEDTLVLDGSGLDEIIRIDPENMQATVQCGVPLQLLEDTLRAQGLTTGHSPQSKPLAQYGGLVSTRSIGQFSTLYGAIEDMVVGLEAVFPDGTVTRIKNVPRRSAGPDIRHIVIGNEGALCYITEVTVKIFKYQPENNEFHGFLVDDIATGVKVIREVVTNGFKPSVVRVYSPEDARQHFAHFYDGKVVVVFVAEGPRGIVRATSEEIERVIGQYAHQKVDPALIENWFDNLNWGVDKIEAEQQVMLKQAELGYTTEVSVDWSRTVELYDNVMHRIRTEFPAADDLVMLGAHSSHSYQTGTNLYFVYDYKINCEPREEINKYHIPLNAIIVEEALRVGGSIVHHHGIGKYRAPWTTQEHGSAYAILAKLKETFDPNGIMNKGTIFPTDA; translated from the coding sequence ATGACCCAGTCGCTCTCCAAGCTCACCCGCGAGGACATCGTCGCCCGCCTCACCGACCTGCTCACCGCCGAGCAGATCGTCACGGACGAGGAGCAGCTCAAGCTCGCGAGCGTCGACCGGTTCAAGAAGTACCAGTCCGTGCACGGCATCTTCGACGGCCCGATCCCGGCCGCGATCGTCAACGCCCGCTCCACCGAGGACATCGCCAAGGTCCTCGCCTTCGCCGACGACAACAAGATCAACGTCGTCGCCCGCACCGGCCGCACCGGCACCGAGGGCGGCCTGGAGACCGCGGTCGAGGACACCCTCGTACTCGACGGCTCGGGCCTCGACGAGATCATCAGGATCGACCCGGAGAACATGCAGGCCACCGTCCAGTGCGGCGTTCCGCTTCAGCTCCTGGAGGACACGCTGCGCGCGCAGGGCCTGACCACCGGCCACTCCCCGCAGTCCAAGCCCCTGGCCCAGTACGGCGGCCTGGTCTCCACCCGCTCCATCGGCCAGTTCTCCACCCTCTACGGGGCGATCGAGGACATGGTCGTCGGCCTGGAGGCGGTCTTCCCCGACGGCACCGTCACCCGCATCAAGAACGTGCCGCGCCGCTCGGCGGGCCCGGACATCCGGCACATCGTCATCGGCAACGAGGGCGCGCTGTGCTACATCACCGAGGTCACCGTCAAGATCTTCAAGTACCAGCCGGAGAACAACGAGTTCCACGGCTTCCTCGTCGACGACATCGCCACCGGCGTGAAGGTGATCCGCGAGGTCGTGACGAACGGCTTCAAGCCGTCCGTGGTGCGCGTGTACTCGCCGGAGGACGCCCGCCAGCACTTCGCGCACTTCTACGACGGCAAGGTCGTCGTGGTCTTCGTCGCCGAGGGCCCCCGGGGCATCGTCCGCGCCACCAGCGAGGAGATCGAGCGCGTCATCGGCCAGTACGCGCACCAGAAGGTCGACCCGGCCCTCATCGAGAACTGGTTCGACAACCTCAACTGGGGCGTCGACAAGATCGAGGCCGAGCAGCAGGTCATGCTCAAGCAGGCTGAACTCGGCTACACCACCGAGGTCTCGGTCGACTGGTCGCGCACCGTCGAGCTGTACGACAACGTCATGCACCGCATCCGCACCGAGTTCCCCGCGGCCGACGACCTGGTCATGCTGGGCGCCCACTCCTCGCACAGCTACCAGACGGGCACGAACCTCTACTTCGTCTACGACTACAAGATCAACTGCGAGCCGCGGGAAGAGATCAACAAGTACCACATCCCGCTCAACGCGATCATCGTCGAGGAGGCCCTGAGGGTCGGCGGCTCGATCGTCCACCACCACGGCATCGGCAAGTACCGCGCGCCCTGGACCACACAGGAGCACGGCAGCGCGTACGCGATCCTCGCCAAGCTCAAGGAGACCTTCGACCCGAACGGGATCATGAACAAGGGCACCATCTTCCCGACGGACGCCTGA
- a CDS encoding FGGY-family carbohydrate kinase: MNSTRPRYFIGIDNGSQSSKVTVFDAHGRAVSEGRAALRPYDTPRPGVVEHPDDDLWTSIGEASRAAMAAFGGSVADIAGVGLCTIRFCRAILTADGTLAQPVMSWMDERVSLPYTRTNPEAAYVTTSSGYISHRLTGAFRDTAANCAGMWPLDPDTWQWTDDEAELAKYGIPRDMLVELVRPGDTLGTVTEAAAAHTGIPVGIPVVATANDKAVEALGCGLRTPDTFLVSLGTYVAGMTTGPRNVRDATDFWTNYASEPHRYLYESHGVRRGMWTVSWYRDLLGEEAAAHARAAGLSVEEYLNSEAAKVPAGSDGLMTVLDWLAPGDAPFRKGSILGFDGRQGRFHIYRSILEALAMTVHDTGARMAAELGAEYREVIVSGGGSRSDLMMQIHADVHGVPARRAEASSTAGLGAAICAAVGLGAYADFDEAVAAMVRPGEIFLPDEAHHQLYRRLEEVHRDVRGHTDAIYRRSYDIFG; the protein is encoded by the coding sequence ATGAACAGCACCCGTCCCCGCTACTTCATCGGCATCGACAACGGCTCCCAGTCGTCCAAGGTGACCGTCTTCGACGCCCATGGCCGTGCCGTCAGCGAGGGCCGGGCCGCGCTGCGGCCCTACGACACCCCGCGCCCCGGTGTCGTCGAGCACCCGGACGACGACCTGTGGACATCGATCGGCGAGGCGAGCCGTGCGGCCATGGCGGCCTTCGGCGGGAGCGTGGCGGACATCGCGGGAGTGGGCCTGTGCACGATCCGGTTCTGCCGCGCGATCCTCACGGCGGACGGCACCCTCGCCCAGCCGGTGATGAGCTGGATGGACGAGCGGGTCTCCCTGCCCTACACGCGCACGAACCCCGAGGCGGCCTACGTCACCACCTCGTCCGGCTACATCAGCCACCGCCTGACGGGCGCCTTCCGTGACACGGCGGCCAATTGCGCCGGCATGTGGCCGCTGGACCCCGACACCTGGCAGTGGACGGACGACGAAGCGGAACTGGCCAAGTACGGCATCCCGCGCGACATGCTCGTCGAGCTGGTCCGGCCCGGTGACACGCTCGGCACGGTCACCGAGGCCGCCGCCGCCCACACCGGCATCCCGGTCGGCATCCCCGTCGTCGCCACCGCCAACGACAAGGCGGTCGAGGCCCTCGGCTGCGGCCTGCGCACCCCCGACACATTCCTCGTCTCCCTGGGCACGTACGTCGCGGGCATGACGACAGGCCCGCGCAACGTCCGGGACGCGACCGACTTCTGGACCAACTACGCCTCCGAGCCGCACCGTTACCTCTACGAGTCCCACGGCGTACGGCGCGGCATGTGGACGGTCAGCTGGTACCGCGACCTGCTCGGCGAGGAGGCGGCAGCACACGCGCGTGCGGCGGGACTCTCCGTCGAGGAGTACCTCAACTCCGAGGCGGCGAAGGTCCCCGCGGGCTCCGACGGCCTGATGACGGTCCTGGACTGGCTCGCCCCCGGCGACGCCCCCTTCCGCAAGGGGTCCATCCTCGGCTTCGACGGCCGCCAGGGCCGCTTCCACATCTACCGCTCGATCCTCGAGGCCCTCGCCATGACCGTCCATGACACCGGCGCCCGGATGGCGGCGGAACTGGGCGCCGAGTACCGCGAGGTCATCGTCTCCGGCGGCGGCTCCCGCTCCGACCTGATGATGCAGATCCACGCCGATGTCCACGGTGTCCCGGCCCGCCGCGCCGAGGCATCGAGCACCGCCGGGCTCGGGGCCGCGATCTGCGCGGCGGTGGGCCTGGGTGCGTACGCGGACTTCGACGAAGCGGTGGCCGCGATGGTCCGCCCCGGCGAGATCTTCCTGCCCGACGAGGCCCACCACCAGCTCTACCGTCGCCTGGAGGAGGTCCACCGGGACGTACGAGGCCACACGGACGCGATCTACCGGCGGAGTTACGACATCTTCGGATAG
- a CDS encoding LysR family transcriptional regulator — MMNPWRLRLLSQLDMLGTVRAVAQAANLSPSSVSQQLAVLEAETRTQLLERTGRRVRLTPAGLILARRARAILDHMGSVEAELRGFGEEPAGLVRLGAFQSAIHTMAVPAVSRLAREHPHLDVELLELEPHASMPALRGGDADIIITTTDFDELPLGPDLDIVPLATDPVLLVVPPEHPAAGRGAVDLAAYADEPWAFDIPQSYMANLALRLCRQASFEPRVVCRFSNYMMTLQHVEAGLSIALLPGLAVDRRYDVATRELATPVTRTITAAIRRGSPPRAAVRAVLEALRHHPELPLPGRE, encoded by the coding sequence ATGATGAACCCCTGGAGGCTCCGGCTCCTGAGCCAGCTCGACATGCTCGGAACCGTCAGAGCGGTCGCCCAAGCCGCCAACCTGAGCCCGTCGAGCGTGTCTCAGCAGCTCGCCGTGCTGGAGGCCGAGACGCGCACGCAGCTCCTCGAACGCACAGGGCGCCGGGTCCGGCTGACCCCGGCCGGACTGATCCTCGCGCGGCGGGCGCGGGCGATCCTCGATCACATGGGCAGCGTGGAGGCGGAGCTGCGCGGGTTCGGCGAGGAACCCGCCGGTCTGGTGCGACTGGGGGCCTTCCAGAGCGCGATTCACACCATGGCCGTGCCGGCGGTGAGCCGGCTGGCGCGCGAGCATCCGCACCTCGACGTCGAGCTGCTCGAGCTGGAGCCGCACGCGAGCATGCCCGCGCTGCGGGGCGGCGACGCGGACATCATCATCACGACCACGGACTTCGACGAGCTGCCCCTGGGGCCGGACCTGGACATCGTGCCGCTGGCCACGGACCCGGTCCTCCTCGTGGTCCCGCCCGAGCACCCCGCGGCCGGGCGCGGCGCCGTGGACCTGGCGGCCTACGCGGACGAGCCCTGGGCGTTCGACATCCCGCAGTCGTACATGGCCAATCTCGCGCTGCGCCTGTGCCGTCAAGCGAGCTTCGAGCCGCGCGTGGTCTGCCGGTTCAGCAACTACATGATGACCCTTCAGCACGTCGAGGCCGGCCTTTCCATCGCGCTGTTGCCCGGCCTGGCGGTCGACCGCCGCTACGACGTCGCCACCAGGGAACTCGCCACTCCGGTGACCCGCACGATCACGGCGGCGATCCGCCGGGGCTCACCGCCCCGCGCTGCGGTGCGCGCCGTGCTGGAGGCGCTGCGTCACCACCCGGAGCTGCCGTTGCCAGGTCGGGAGTGA
- a CDS encoding aspartate aminotransferase family protein — protein MTASTTAPASTDTFWADADRHLVRYGGEFTHEIIERAAGSFLFAADGRRILDFTSGQMSAILGHSHPEIVATVQRQVASLDHLFSGMLSRPVVDLARRLADTLPAPLEKALLLTTGAESNEAAIRMAKLVTGKHEIVSFARSWHGMTQAAASATYSAGRKGYGPGAPGNFAIPVPNAYRPDFTTDDGSLDWRRQLDFAFDLIDAQSTGSLAACLVEPILSSGGIIEPPAGYFAALHAKCRERGMLLILDEAQTGLCRTGTWYAFERDGVVPDILTLSKTLGAGLPLAAVVTSAEIEQEAYERGFLFFTTHVADPLVAAVGNTVLDVLTGEKLDERARSLGAFLHQGLTDIAARHAVVGDIRGRGLLAGLELVVDRETKQHSNELGARVTRRCLELGLHMNIVQLAGMGGVLRMAPPLTATEGELSLGLTMLDQAIGEACAGL, from the coding sequence ATGACCGCTTCGACCACCGCTCCCGCGTCCACCGACACCTTCTGGGCCGATGCCGATCGGCATCTCGTCCGCTACGGCGGCGAGTTCACCCACGAGATCATCGAACGCGCTGCCGGGAGCTTCCTGTTCGCCGCGGACGGCCGGAGGATCCTCGACTTCACCTCCGGCCAGATGAGCGCGATCCTGGGTCACTCGCACCCGGAGATCGTCGCGACGGTCCAGCGGCAGGTCGCGTCCCTCGACCACCTGTTCAGCGGCATGCTCAGCCGCCCGGTCGTCGACCTCGCCCGGCGGCTTGCCGACACGCTGCCCGCGCCCCTGGAGAAGGCGCTGCTCCTGACGACCGGCGCCGAGTCCAACGAGGCCGCGATCCGGATGGCCAAACTCGTCACGGGCAAGCACGAGATCGTCTCCTTCGCGCGGTCCTGGCACGGCATGACGCAGGCCGCCGCGTCCGCCACGTACAGCGCGGGGCGCAAGGGCTACGGACCGGGCGCACCGGGCAACTTCGCCATCCCCGTACCGAACGCGTACCGACCCGACTTCACGACGGACGACGGCTCGCTGGACTGGCGCCGTCAGCTGGACTTCGCCTTCGACCTGATCGACGCCCAGTCGACCGGCAGCCTGGCCGCGTGCCTCGTCGAACCGATTCTCAGCTCGGGCGGAATCATCGAGCCCCCGGCCGGATACTTCGCGGCGCTGCACGCCAAGTGCAGGGAACGCGGCATGCTCCTGATCCTCGACGAGGCCCAGACCGGCCTGTGCCGTACCGGGACCTGGTACGCGTTCGAGCGCGACGGCGTCGTCCCCGACATCCTCACGCTCTCCAAGACGCTGGGTGCGGGCCTGCCCCTGGCGGCCGTGGTGACCAGCGCGGAGATCGAGCAGGAGGCGTACGAGCGCGGGTTCCTGTTCTTCACCACGCACGTCGCCGACCCGCTGGTCGCCGCGGTCGGCAACACCGTCCTCGACGTCCTGACCGGCGAGAAGCTCGACGAACGCGCCCGGTCGCTGGGCGCGTTCCTCCACCAGGGCCTGACGGACATCGCCGCGCGGCACGCCGTCGTCGGCGACATCCGCGGCAGGGGCCTGCTGGCAGGCCTGGAACTCGTCGTCGACCGCGAGACGAAGCAGCATTCGAACGAGCTGGGGGCGCGGGTCACGCGGCGCTGCCTCGAACTGGGCCTGCACATGAACATCGTCCAACTCGCGGGCATGGGCGGGGTCTTGCGGATGGCGCCGCCGCTGACGGCCACCGAGGGCGAGCTCTCGCTCGGTCTGACGATGCTGGACCAGGCGATCGGCGAAGCCTGCGCAGGGCTCTGA
- the def gene encoding peptide deformylase — protein MSVRHHPSRPADRPVDRRVRVQGRPVDTYPALAPEAARGSVRRVTVVGEEVLSRPCLEVTEFKTAELSALIDDMFLTMYVADGAGLAANQVGVALRLFVYDCPDDDGVRHVGHIVNPVLDLPDPGSRRLVDEFEGCLSVPGATMAVARPDRSVVRGWDKDGNPLVIEGMGYFARCLQHETDHLVGHTYLDRLSKRDRKDALRQMEDRRDEVFAQRAVKADTLGT, from the coding sequence ATGTCTGTTCGTCACCACCCGTCCCGTCCCGCGGACCGTCCCGTGGACCGGCGGGTCCGTGTGCAAGGCCGGCCCGTCGACACGTACCCCGCCCTGGCGCCGGAGGCGGCACGGGGTTCGGTGCGCAGGGTCACGGTGGTGGGGGAGGAGGTCCTGAGCCGTCCGTGCCTGGAGGTGACCGAGTTCAAAACCGCGGAGCTGTCGGCGCTCATCGACGACATGTTCCTGACGATGTACGTGGCCGACGGCGCAGGCCTCGCCGCCAACCAGGTGGGCGTCGCCCTGCGGCTTTTCGTCTACGACTGCCCGGACGACGACGGGGTCCGGCACGTCGGCCACATCGTCAACCCCGTCCTGGACCTGCCCGATCCGGGCAGCCGCCGACTCGTCGACGAGTTCGAGGGCTGCCTGTCGGTGCCCGGTGCCACCATGGCGGTTGCCCGCCCCGATCGGTCCGTTGTTCGCGGGTGGGACAAGGACGGCAACCCTCTCGTCATCGAGGGGATGGGCTACTTCGCCCGGTGCCTGCAGCACGAGACCGACCACCTCGTCGGCCACACGTACCTTGACCGGCTCTCCAAGCGGGACCGCAAGGACGCCCTTCGGCAGATGGAGGACCGCCGTGATGAGGTCTTCGCGCAACGGGCCGTCAAGGCCGACACTTTGGGGACCTGA